In the Topomyia yanbarensis strain Yona2022 chromosome 3, ASM3024719v1, whole genome shotgun sequence genome, one interval contains:
- the LOC131687902 gene encoding uncharacterized protein LOC131687902 yields MPNFREPILPTEEDFQKEKQALLGMKFMEAIWCITCSGVHGFGIMDESEPFPHEMLFCGTYVAYSLISVFWFLFLCYGCCTINYISEAVVSLIGFVMFAVCGFIAMYHVETDIHMQYFSDKEEWYHKFFVCSRLESIFSMQASGLFLMHGMFMLDVLGVLDKIYSGAESLASGIAIDYRDAEAYQRLRLSPFWVPSSRWIASMCRECFRRSDEPQNVAI; encoded by the exons ATGCCAAACTTTCGCGAGCCAATCCTTCCCACGGAGGAAGATTTTCAAAAGGAAAAGCAGGCCTTACTTGGCATGAAGTTTATGGAAGCC ATTTGGTGCATAACTTGTTCCGGCGTTCACGgctttggcataatggacgagtCCGAGCCCTTCCCCCATGAAATGCTGTTCTGTGGTACGTACGTGGCGTACTCCTTAATTTCTGTTTTCTGGTTCCTGTTCCTTTGCTACGGCTGCTGTACGATCAATTATATTTCCGAGGCAGTGGTCTCGTTGATTGGATTCGTGATGTTCGCTGTGTGCGGGTTTATTGCAATGTACCACGTCGAGACGGATATTCACATGCAGTATTTCAGTGATAAGGAGGAATGGTATCACAAGTTCTTCGTCTGCAGCCGACTGGAGAGTATTTTCTCTATGCAGGCTTCGGGACTGTTTCTAATGCACGGAATGTTTATGTTAGATGTTTTGGGTGTCCTGGATAAAATCTATAGTGGGGCTGAATCGTTGGCAAGTGGAATCGCAATCGACTACAGAGATGCAGAAGCTTACCAACGGTTACGATTGAGTCCATTCTGGGTGCCATCATCTCGATGGATCGCTTCAATGTGCCGCGAGTGTTTCCGAAGATCTGATGAACCGCAAAATGTTGCTATTTga